The Terriglobales bacterium region GCGGATGTAGCGCCCTCGACTCGAGGGCGCGGCATGGCGCGACTGAAGGCGGAACAAACCGTGGCTACTGCTACCGCTTCACCTACATACGCACCACCTATCCGCGAGCCTGAGACTTGCTCGCTCGAGAACTACCTCGTCCGTCCCGACCACGAGATGGACGCGCGCATCGTCGCGGCCAAGCGCGCGCTCGGCGCCTCCACCGTCGTCCTCGGGCACCACTACCAGCGCGACGAGGTCTTCCGCTTCGCCGACTACACCGGCGACAGCTACCGGCTCTCCAAGGTCGCCGCGCAGACCGACGCCGACTACGTCGTCTTCTGCGGCGTCCACTTCATGGCCGAGTCCGCTTATGTCCTGGGCCGCTCCGACCAGCGCGTCATCCTGCCCGACCTGAACGCCGGCTGCTCCATGGCCGACATGGCCGAGCTCGGCCAGGTCGAAGAAGCCTGGGCGCAGCTGGTGCGCCTCGGCCTGACCGACGAAGCCGGCGGCGGCATCACGCCCATCACCTACATGAACTCCACCGCGGCCATCAAGGCGTTCTGCGGCGAGCGCTCGGGCGTGGTCTGCACCTCGTCGAACGCCGCCGGCGCCTTCCGCTGGGCGTTCCACAAGACGCCCAAAGTGCTGTTCCTGCCGGACCAGCATCTCGGCCGCAACACCGCTTTCGCGATGGGCGTGCCGCTCGACCAGATGGCGGTCTGGGACCCGTTCCAGCTCCTGGGCGGCAACACGCCCGAGCGCCTCAAGCAGGCGAAGATCATCCTGTGGAAGGGGCACTGCTCGGT contains the following coding sequences:
- the nadA gene encoding quinolinate synthase NadA, which codes for MATATASPTYAPPIREPETCSLENYLVRPDHEMDARIVAAKRALGASTVVLGHHYQRDEVFRFADYTGDSYRLSKVAAQTDADYVVFCGVHFMAESAYVLGRSDQRVILPDLNAGCSMADMAELGQVEEAWAQLVRLGLTDEAGGGITPITYMNSTAAIKAFCGERSGVVCTSSNAAGAFRWAFHKTPKVLFLPDQHLGRNTAFAMGVPLDQMAVWDPFQLLGGNTPERLKQAKIILWKGHCSVHQRFLPQHVDAARAKYPGIQVVVHPECRWEVCQKADAIGSTDQLRKHIAAAPAGAQFAVGTEIHLVNRLAHEHPDKRVITLDDSGCLCTTMFRISPQHLCWALENLVAGNVVNEIKVDAATRKWAKVALDRMLEIA